The Desulfonatronum lacustre DSM 10312 region CGAGATTCCTTCCTCGCCTCCCACCAGCCTGTAGCGGACCCGCTCCTCGTACTCTTCCTTGTTATCCTGGGAGTAGATCAACCGGTCCGCGCCTTCCAGAAGCAGCACTTCCATCACTCCCAGGGACTTGGCCCGCTTCCCCGTGCCGACAATGCCCACGGTGAACTCCCGGCCGGACAGAAAGCGCTCCACCAGCACCGGCTGGTCAAAGCGACGCAGCAGGTCCGCGCAGGTCCGGAACAGCTCTTCCCGTGTGTGAATCAGGCTGGAGCACTCCACGCCCTTGCTGGTGCCTTCGGCCACGGGCTTGGCGAACAAGGGAAACGCCAGGTTCACGGACTCCAGATCGGCCAATGACTCCACCAGAGCAAAATCCGGCGTGGGCAGCTTCAGGTCCCGAAGCACCCGTTTGGTCATGGCCTTGTGCAGGCACAGGCCCAGCAGCAGCGGATCAGAGAAAGTGCACCCAATCCCGTTCGCCTCCAGCAGGGCCGGAACCTGGGCCTCACGGCTGAAACCACGTAGCCCCTCGGCGATATTGAACACCAAATCCCAGCGCCGCCCAGCGGTCAGGGCGCGCATCACCTCGTCCAGATTGCCGACTCGCTCGGTTTCCAGGCCCATGGAATGAATCCCGGCCTCAATGGCCTCAATGGTCTCCGGGCTGTCGAACTCCGCGGTCTGTTCCAGCGTATAGCCCTGGGCCAGATAGTCCCGGCGCAGATCGTAGGTCAGGCCGATTTTCATGCCGCTCCTCCTGTTTCCCGCGAGACCAACGGCTCCGGATCATGCACGCGGAACGTCGCCCCTTCGAAGTTCTTGAACACCAGGTCCTCCCCGTCCCGTCCCCGGAGATACTCCGGACACAGCGGCGTCTTGCCTCCGCCGCCGGGCAGGTCCACCACGAAATGGGGCACGGCGTAGCCCGAAGTGTGGCCGCGCAGACCCTGAATCATTTCCAGGCCTTTGGTTACCGGGGTCCGGAAGTGACTCGTGCCCACCACCTGGTCGCACTGGTAGAGGTAATAGGGCCGGACGCGGTTGCGCAGCAGGCCTTGAAACAAGCCGGTCAGCGCGGGCACGGAGTCGTTCACCCCCTGGAGCAGCACGGTTTGCCCGCCCAGGGGGATGCCGGCATCGGCCAACCGGCCGCAGGCCACGGCCGCCTCCGGGGTCAGCTCGTCGGCGTGGGTGCAGTGGATGCTCACGAAAAGCGGGTGGTAGCGTTTGAGCATCTGAACCAGGGCGGTGGTGATCCGCTGAGGTAGAACCATGGGGACCTTCGTCCCGACGCGGATGATCTCCACGTGCGGGATGGCCCGCAGCCGCTGGAGCAGGTACTCCAGGGCGTGGTCCGTCATGGTCAGGGGATCGCCGCCGGAAATCAGCACGTCGCGCACCACGGGATTGCGGGCGATGTAGCGCAAGGCCGGTTCCCAGCGGTCCGGGCCCAGATCCGTCCCCTGGCCCTGAATTCGGCACCGGGTTTGGCACCGAGCTTGGCCGTGCTCCGTCCCTTGTCCGACGCGCCGGGAGCGGGTGCAGTACCGGCAGTAGGTGGAGCAAAAGTCCGTGGCCAGGAAGAGCACCCGGTCCGGATAGCGATGGACCAGCCCCGGCGCTGGACTGTCGTGCTCCTCGGCCAGCGGATCGCCCTGCTCGCAAGAAAGGACATGATGTTCGGCCATGGTCGGGATCACGCAGCGCCGCAAGGGGTCGGCGGCGTCCCGGGCATCCGCCAGGCTGAGGTAGTAGGGCGTCACGGCCATGGGCAGCATGCTCCCACCCGGGCGCAGAGCCTCGCGCTCCGCGTCGGAAAGCACGAGCTTCCGCTCCAGTTCCTCAAGAGAGGTGACCCGCTGCTTCAACTGCCAGCGCCAGTCGTTCCACTGGCCGGGCATGGTATGAGGGTAATGTTTGGCCAGAAAAGCCGCGGAGCGAGGATTAAGGGGGAAGGAAGGTTTTGTGGATTTGCGTGTTGCAAATCCACCCCAGGAACGGCCGAATGTTTGGCCGATCACGCCGTCCAGCAGTCCGGTGAACCCGGACTCCGGTCCAGAGCCGATGCCCGCGTCGCGCAATAGAGCGGGAGGCTCGCTGTCCATCTCCATGATTTCTTCCATGAGTTGGCCTCGTGATTCTCCGGAAGATCGTCCCGGAATAAAAGTGCCGAACGCTCGACACCCAAAAGACAACCACCTGTCATTCAAGGGGTCTTGACGTCGCCACACGCGACGTCCGAGGGAGTCGAAAAGGAGAAGCCATTTGAAACGAAATTTCGAAAAACACAAGAGGGGAGGACGGAATGAAGGGGGTGGCTGTCCGTGTCGTGAATGGACATCAACTCGTAGCAATCAGAAATAAAAGAAGAAAAATATCGCAACCAGGTAAAAAACAAGCCCGCGCGACCATGATCCAAGGACGATCAGGAGGGGAAAAACGCAAGATGCGGTGTCTTTTGGAAGCAAAAAAACAAACCCAAAAGGACCGAATGAGAACGTCTACAGCATTTAAGGTTCTGTTTTACAAAGAGAATCGACTTCAAACATTACCTTGAAGTCGTCGCCAACAGCACCAGCGATTTCCCGAAACCCGATTTTTTTGATTCGAGGCCTGCAATGGCGGAAAAG contains the following coding sequences:
- a CDS encoding D-alanine--D-alanine ligase family protein yields the protein MKIGLTYDLRRDYLAQGYTLEQTAEFDSPETIEAIEAGIHSMGLETERVGNLDEVMRALTAGRRWDLVFNIAEGLRGFSREAQVPALLEANGIGCTFSDPLLLGLCLHKAMTKRVLRDLKLPTPDFALVESLADLESVNLAFPLFAKPVAEGTSKGVECSSLIHTREELFRTCADLLRRFDQPVLVERFLSGREFTVGIVGTGKRAKSLGVMEVLLLEGADRLIYSQDNKEEYEERVRYRLVGGEEGISLSLLALEAWRGLGARDGGRVDIRLDEHGIANILEINPLPGLHPIRSDLSILCGFQGIAHRDLIRMIMESALERLEVQKEASGHVLGQVLGQDPGQGIVSTVRLAPDSFHPRELGDAPEVDMGEYDQPLVRVA
- a CDS encoding KamA family radical SAM protein; this encodes MEEIMEMDSEPPALLRDAGIGSGPESGFTGLLDGVIGQTFGRSWGGFATRKSTKPSFPLNPRSAAFLAKHYPHTMPGQWNDWRWQLKQRVTSLEELERKLVLSDAEREALRPGGSMLPMAVTPYYLSLADARDAADPLRRCVIPTMAEHHVLSCEQGDPLAEEHDSPAPGLVHRYPDRVLFLATDFCSTYCRYCTRSRRVGQGTEHGQARCQTRCRIQGQGTDLGPDRWEPALRYIARNPVVRDVLISGGDPLTMTDHALEYLLQRLRAIPHVEIIRVGTKVPMVLPQRITTALVQMLKRYHPLFVSIHCTHADELTPEAAVACGRLADAGIPLGGQTVLLQGVNDSVPALTGLFQGLLRNRVRPYYLYQCDQVVGTSHFRTPVTKGLEMIQGLRGHTSGYAVPHFVVDLPGGGGKTPLCPEYLRGRDGEDLVFKNFEGATFRVHDPEPLVSRETGGAA